Below is a genomic region from Sphaerodactylus townsendi isolate TG3544 unplaced genomic scaffold, MPM_Stown_v2.3 scaffold_371, whole genome shotgun sequence.
gactaaatggctgcagcccggggacatttgaccccatatatccccctgggcAGTGCGCCCCTGCTTACATCCTTTCCTACTGGCACCCATTTCCGTTCCAGCCACCATCTTACCTGGAGACCGGGCTCCTGCAAGCTTCTTTTGATTGCCAGCCTGCTTCCCAGGAGGATGCTTTTCTGGTGGGGAAGGAAACCAGGAAAATGAGACCAAAACAGACTGCAGAGAGGGACGCGTTGCTGCTGACGACATTCTTTCCTAGAAAACTTGCACCCCCTTGCCAGGTTTTTAAGGTTCAGTGTATTGTCACATGCTTTCATGGCCAGCATCGATTggctgctgtggggtttccgggctgtgtctggtagcttttgctcctaacgtttcgcccgcatctgtggcaggcatagCATGTGACGTCAGCCACAGATGGGAGCAAAAATTACAAGACTGTGGCCACACAAGctagaaaacccgcaacagccagtttTCAAGAATCCTTCCTGGCAACTTGGGATTTGGGCCAAATAGTCACAGAGGTCTGCCGCTTCACACCAAAGGTTGCTCATATGAGActgtatggtgtagtggctagagcaggggtagggaacctgtggctcgagagccgcatgtggctcttctgcccttgcactgcggctccacgagccaagccactggccccatccttgcccgccctgcaggcagcagggtgggtgcaccaattgcccgcggccggctgggccacgctgcgggcttcccctctcgcctgtcccgttggagcggggcgggcgctttcctggcagccggtgaggccgagccgctggccccatccttgtccgccctgcaggcagcagggcagacacatccatgcgcttctcagaatgagcggagtaaaaggtaaaaaaacccaatatatacagtgttatctttattttaaatgtcaaaaattatttgcggctccaagtgttttcttttcccatggaaaacgggtccaaatggctctttgagtgttaaaggttccctatccctgggctAGAGCGTCACCCTAGGATCTCAGACAGCCagtttcaaatctccactctgccatacaggttcactggatgaccttagCCCAATCACATACTCCTGGTCTAacctacctaccttacagggttgttgtgagaataaaacagaacaatgcaagctgctttggagaagagtgaggtataaatgaagtaagggTGACATGTTAGCTTGCTATGAGAGTGGTTTCTTTTAAATGGAAGAGCATTCAATCGtgagagaagatgaagaagaagaagaagaggaggaggaggaggaggaggaggagtttggatttataccccgcttttctcaaccacaaggggtctcaaagtggcttacaattgccttcccttcctctcccacaacagacaccttgggaggcaggtggggccaagagagttctgagagatctatgactaacccaaggtcacccagcaggcttcatgtggaggagcagggaaacaaaactggttctccagattagagcccaccagtCTTAGCCATGAAATGGGGGTAAGAATCATCTAggaagggcctggagatctctcagaattacagccgTACTCTCGattacagagattggttcccctggagaaaatggccgctttgaaggataaactctatggcattctcCCCTGCCTCATGAGCCAGCGTggcccagtggttaagagcaggtgcactctaatctggaggaccaggtttgattccctgctctgccacttgagctgtggaggcttctctggtgaatcagattagtttgtgcagtccaacacatgccagctgggctagtcacagtttttcagagctctctcatccctacccacctcacagggtgtttgttgtggaagggagggagagaaaggagtttgtaagcccccttgagtctctctaccggagagaaagggggacataaatccaactctacttcttctttcccctcccaaacaatgcccttcccagacttcaccctgaaaatctccaggaatttcccagcctgtagTTGGCAACTCAACACTCACCCTACCTACACGTTACTGATAACAGATTTGGTGAAAAACTGCTGTTACTGATTTGTGTTCCTGCTGTTACTGAACTGCTGTTACTGTTTGTGTTTTGACCAACCATAGAATTGTGACTGAAGGGGAAATGTGCAGATCTCCATGCCCGCCAAAGGTACGGAAATATCATCCTGTGACCTCTGTGTTTGTAAAGCTCACCCTCTTCCGGTTCCAAGTTCATTTCTTCTTTGCTCGGGAGAGCGCTGGTGATGTTATGCTCCGTTTCCCAAGGCTGGGTGGCTGAAGTTGTGGCTGTGGGGGTCTCTGGAGAAGTGATAGTTTTACCTGGAATAGTTTTACCTGGGAAAAATACAACCGGAGAAAGTTATGGTCATTTCATCTTCATAGGATCAACAGCGCAGTTTGAGTATCcttcctgtgaggaaaggctgaagatcaTGGGACTTTTCAGCTCAGAAAAGACCattaaggccccttccccacatgcaaaataatgcactttcaatccactttgcagctgtgcggaagagcaaaatccacttgcaaactgttgtgaaagtggattggaagtgcattattctgcctgtacGGAAGAGGTCTCAGAGGGGGACATAAGAGATTTATGAAATTGTGCATGGGAGGACATGAAAGGTGCCCACCAACTCAAAATTTTGGGTACCCCTGGTCTGCATCCTCTCAGAAAAGGTCACTGGTCTCCAAAAggtagctgaagaagaagaagaagaagaagaagaagaagaagaagaagaagaagaagaagaagaagaagaagaagaagaagaagaagaagaagaagaagaagaagaagaagaagaagaagaagaagaagaagaagaagaagaagaagaagaagaggaggaggaagaggaagaggacgaagaagaagacgaagaagaggatgaagaagaggaagaggaagaggaagaggaagaggaagaagaggaagaagaagaagaggaagaagaggaggagaaggaggaggagtttggatttatatcccccctttctctcctgcaggagattcaaaggggcttacaatctccttgcccttcccccctcacaacaaacaccctgtgaagtgggtggggctgagagagctccgagaagctgtgactcgcccaaggtcacccagctggcgtgtgtgggagtgtacaagctaatacAGGCTAATCTCCCTCCCCAGGCAATACCCACCCAATCCCCATGAATTTCCCAATCCCGATTGGGCAACCCTACAGAAGAAGCTCAGAAAAGATCCTTGAgaaatggactggtgcaagaaagatagatgaATATACATAATTccgatttcagtatatatgtatctgtataactttaatttcagatatacccattagaagcctcaaagaactgttggaagtgtgattgaacatactgacatactgaggaagacgcacgaaaaacgttctatacgtgcaagacgtttttatgtagaacctacagcagtgatggcgaacctttttgagaccgagtgcccaaactgcaacccaaaacccacttatttatcgcaaagggccaatacggcaatttaacctgaatactgaggttttagtttgaaaaaccagttggctccgaggcatgcgttactcgtaagtaagcttggtggtagttggtggctttgctttgaagcaaccgtgcatctcttccaacaggtgaatcacgaccctcggagggtttactcagaagcaagccccattgccagcaaccgagcttactcccaggtaaaggattgcgcttttgttctttgcatgaaaatcagtggggtttccccaaacactgcttccccaaaacttggtcttaggtttaatgctaataattgaccccagcggcccagaccagtctatatgtgggggggggaggggaggcactctgcgcgtgcccacagagagggctctgagtgccacctctggcacccgtgccataggttcgccaccactgacctacagaattggaatatggactatatggaactgaagctttgtttctgaaaaaaagaaaaaaaagaattgaatggactaagtgattatttatgtttagttataagagttggaagacttatgctgtatctttaagaactttgtcagagaaataaggaaatgtaaatacaaatagaagtgttaagtcgATTAATTATATggaagatcaatatataagattggacacagccagagtgcaacgtgtgtatttttgagtttatttaggctgtggaggcttatctggggaattcagattagcctgtgcactcccacacatgccagctgggtgaccttgggctagtcacagcttctcggagctctctcagccccacctacctcacagggtgtttgttgtgaggggggaagggcaaggagattgtaagcccctttgagtctcctgcaggagagaaaggggggatataaatccaaactcttcttcttcttctaacgttgacattgcactcttaaagatagtggtgataaCCGTACAGAAGAGACATGCAAGCCAGCCCCGTGCGGTTCCTGCATGTGTTCTGGGCTCTCTTACTCTGTGGCATCCACTCCCAGGGGACGACGGTCTGCTCTGTCGGGTAGCCCAGCCTCCGAGTGGCCTCCGAGTCCGCGGTGCAGATGATCTCATCCAGCCAGGTCTTCCACCGGCTGAACTTGTCCTTCTCCCTGGAGAGGAAGGCCTTCTGCCCTCCTTGCTTCACGCTGAGGTGCAAACCCAGACCCTGCAAAGTCAGGTGTCCCTTCTTGCTGCACACCCAGGCTTGGTGCCCGCGACCCCCACACGGCTCTAGCTGAGCGGCTGCAAACTCTCGAGGCTTGTGAACGGCCAAACACTGGCTGGTTTTGAGGCTGACGATGGCTCGGGAGGCAACGTCCCAGCCCCACTGGAACTGCGGGGCGTGCGGTTTGCACTCGGACAGGCCGATCTTTTCCATTTCGAGGGGAGAGGCGTGGAGACACTGACCCAGGCGGATGTTCTTGATGAGGAAGCCTTCCCCGCCACACACTGCAGGGGAGAAAAAGCAGTGTATTTATTTGTCACAATGGTGAATGTCTTGTCGAAGCCTTTCACGACTGAAATAAATTAGCTGTTGTGgctttttcaggctgtgtgaccgtggcctGGTAGTTGTTGCTCCTAGAGGCCAcacctcactgtgacatgcctctgaagataccaacaaaagaaaTGCGTTGCAACCACCGCCTTTCAGTGCTCAGTCTAGtgccgcggtggcgaacctttggcactccagatgttatggactacaattcccatcagccctggagcgccaaaggttcgccaccactggtctagtgtattaaacaataaagtgcatgtgTATATTTAACATACAATACAATTACAACATTATTTTCTCTATACTCTAATATTGAGAACCGTAGCTTTCCGCTACAACTGT
It encodes:
- the LOC125425387 gene encoding uncharacterized protein LOC125425387; this encodes MEKIGLSECKPHAPQFQWGWDVASRAIVSLKTSQCLAVHKPREFAAAQLEPCGGRGHQAWVCSKKGHLTLQGLGLHLSVKQGGQKAFLSREKDKFSRWKTWLDEIICTADSEATRRLGYPTEQTVVPWEWMPQSKTIPGKTITSPETPTATTSATQPWETEHNITSALPSKEEMNLEPEEEKHPPGKQAGNQKKLAGARSPGTNWKTVMLVLSPLAFILGMIILALNIHYNKKKKRLSGLESYPETRLGVSFEARPRRSPPLHQPQDTDPAIVLLPAS